The genomic stretch AGCTCTACAGTATCATCCCATTCGACCTCCGCTACACATCAAACGCTCGTATGACATTCACCGTCGACTGCAAACGGAGAACTACTTTCTGGAATGTGATTGGTACGGCTACTCTGTCGGCAGAGGGTCAAGCGACAACAGTCTCAAGCGAAGTCGAGAATGTCTTCCTAACTGGGCAACGCCCGGATGGACTCAATGCGCAGATACTCAACGCATGTTGCGAGGATTGTCCATGACGACGCGAGACTACAATTGGTCAGTACTTGCTCTCGCTTGTGTCGCGGCCCTTTGGTGCACGGGCTGCGGCGGTGGGTGTGAGGCACGCGACCCGCTTGATTCCGAGTTGCGTATGACAACTCTAATCAGCGTAAGTGATATTGGCGGCCGATTCGCCACCCACCCCGTGAATGCGCGTCTCCGGGCACAGGATTTTGCTTCGTCGCGCGAGAATCTCGTCGGCATTCTCCGTAGCACGCGGGAGTTACAACGCCGGCAGACCATTGGTTACATACTGTTGCTTCTCGAAAGTAGCGAGTACCTAGAGTACGTGTGTGATCACGTGGATGAGATCGACTTCACGGAATGGTTGGTATGGGATTATCTTCTGGGCGAACAAGATGCTGATCTGAGTCAGCGCTACCGCGACAGGATGGTCTGTTTGTTGGAGCAGTCTGAGCATCCAGCCGCGCGGCTTACGCTGGGGAAGCAGCAGGCGCGCATGGGGCTGCTAAGCGAAGCAGTCGAGGAGCTTCTTGTCGCGGCAGCCGGTGAACACGCATGGGTAAGAGTATTCGCAGGCATGGAGATCTGGTCACTGAGAGAGGAGGACGGAGCGTTGGATCATCTGGTGGCGCGGCTTGGAGCAGCCGATCGCCACGCAGTGGAGGCAGCAAGCGTACTCGCTGAGATCGAAACTCATCGCGCGAAGGCGATTACGTTCCTTGAGCAAGCGACGAGATCAGCTGATGCGGAAGTCTCGCGTGCTGCGCAGAAAGTGCTTGACACGATCGCGCTGCGGCGTCACGACCAAGAGCGGCAACATAATGCTAACCGTCCAGGGCACCAGGTGCCTCCGTGACACCGCCACGTACGCCTTGCAGGCACCCGCGCATTCAACGGCGACGGCGTGGTCACGGTGTCCGACATCACCGGCTACGGTACGGCCGCCGGCTGGACCGGTCCCTCGGTCGCCTACGACTGGGACGGCGAGAACCGGCTCGTGACGGTGCGCCCGATCGAGGGCACGGAGGCGGCCGGGATGAGCCGGGTGGATTTCGGGTATGATTCGTCCTGGCGGCGGGTGCGGAAGACCGTGACGCCGTGGGACGCGCAGACGAGCGACTGGGCGAGCGCGCCGGCGCTGGACCGCAAGTTCCTCTGGTCCGGCTGGCGCATGCTGCTGGAGACGGACGTGCCGGCGAGCGGCGGGGAAGCCGTGCTGCGGAGTTTCACTTGGGGCCTGGACCTCGCGGGTCTGAACGGCGCCGTGAACTCGCTCGAATCTGCGGGCACGATCGGCGGGCTGCTGGCCGTGCGGCAGTACGACCTGAGCGGCGGGCCGTCGCCGGCCGATCCGGTGGACTACGTCTACCTGTACGATGCGCTGGGCAACGTGGGGCAGGTGGTGGACTGGTCGCACGATGCCCAGCAGCCCGGGGCCGCGCTCGCCGCCCGCTACGAGTACGACCCCTACGGCGGCGTGACCAAGGCCCAGGGCGACTACGCCGCCGACAACGCCTGGCGCTTCAGCACGAAGCAGTGGGACGATGAAACGGGGCTGGGAAATTGGCTCTTCCGGCCGTACTCCGCGAGCATGGGGCGGTGGCTGACGAGGGATCCGATTGAGGAGGAGGGGGGGCTTCATCTCTTTGTATATGCCCTGAACGGCCCTGCGGGGCTGTATGATCCGGACGGACGAGCAGTGCCGGTTGTGATTGTTGGCGGTGCGGCATTGACAACGGCCCAAGCCGTCGCCGCATCATTCGGGCTCACCCTAGCCGCATGTCTGGCATCGCCTCCATGTCGGCAGGCAATTGACGATGCCCTAAGGGCGGCGGCACAAGCGGCTGTGGAGGCTACGAAGTCCGCTGCACGAGAAGCGGCGCGCCGGTGCTGCCGTGTGCTATGCAAGAGCAGACACCCTTCGTGGCCGTACTGCACGGGCCACAGCACGCCGGAGCCCGTCGTGCTTCTGAAAGCCGCACAGGAGGCGCAAAAGAGCCGTCCGATCAGCGCAAACTGCCGCCCCGGAGGTCCATCAACTCTCTGCGCACGTCTGGGATCGTCAGGTACCGTGTACTACTGCTGGGTCAATTTTATCACCGTGCGCGGATATCCGGAAGCGAGTGTGGCGCGCATGTATACGATCTCATGCTGCAATTGCTGCCACACTATTCGAAGTGGTACCATGTGCATTAAGGCACATCGCACGGGAATGGGCAAAGCTTATGAACAGCCACCCCCGCCTTGAGTCGGCCTCGGAGATGCCCATGTCGATTGAACTACACGGTGAATACTCTGACGCACCGGCAAAGCTGGATTTCGCAATCGAGAGGGTAATGCGCGACGATCTTATCGTGCGCGTGCGCGCGGAGATTCGGTGCCCTATGCCTGGCGCGATCGCCCTCGAGTTCCATGCAACCGACGAGACGGTCTCAGAGTTCAGGCGACAGTCTGCGGCATTAGCGCGCGCACTGGTAGGCGAAGCATGTCTGTCCGATGCCGAAGGAGCGGTGATCGTGCGCGTGCGGGGCGTCCCCGGCACGCGAGAGTGGTTCGAGATTCAGGCAGATGTAGTTTGGCCAGCATTCCCCTCGAGTCGCGGAGGACCTCTCGCAGAAGCGCTTGGATCGGGCTTTCGCGCCTCCTTCACGGGCGTGTTGGTTGTCCGACATGCTCTATTGATGTTCGCAGAGGACCTCCAGAGCATGATTCCGGCATCCACTGGATAGCATTTGTGTGGTTCCGCAAGCGAGCCGAGGTGGGTGAAACGATGAGGTGGCGGCCGCGGCGACCGGTTGCAGTTCCTTGGGATGCCGAGAACCGCCTCGTGGCGGCCCGGCCGATCGCGGGCACGGAGGCGGCCGGGATGAGCCAGGTGGATTTCGGGTATGATTCATCCTGGCGGCGGGTGCGGAAGACCGTGACGCCGTGGGACGAGCAGGCGAGCGGCTGGGCGGGTACTCCGTCGCTGGATCGCCGGTTCCTCTGGTCGGGGTGGCGGATGCTGCTGGAGTTCGACATCCTGGCGGCCGAGCCGGACGAGCCGCTGCGGGCGCTGTCCTGGGGCCTGGACCTCGCGGGCCTGGGCGGGTCGCAGGGCGGCCGGGCGTCGGCCTGGCTGTTCGAGCAGGCCGGGACGATCGGCGGACTGCCACCGCCACGCCTCCACCCGGGCTAGGACTGGGACTCGTCCGCGCGCCGCCCCTTACGCTCCTCGGGGTTCGTGAGCCCAGCCCGCCAGGCCGCGGTCGCCGACACGACCGCCAGCCCAACATACAGCAACACCAGGTAGCGCGTGCGGATCACGGGGCCCGCCTCGCCCGGCGCACCACCGTGCATCCAGATCGCCAGCAGGCCGCAGGCCGCGAAGAAAATCGCGAGCGCGTAGCACACCAGGACTGTCTGCCGCACACTGAGCCCGCGTTGCACAAGCTGGTCGTAGAAATGGCTGCGGTCCCCCTCGAAGATCGAGCGCCCCGCCCGCCAGCGGCGGAACATCGCCAGGGCCGTGTCGAAGACCGGCAGCGCGAAGATCACCAGCGCGCCCAGGAACCAGCGCAGCACACCCGGGCGCTCGGCGAAGAGCAGCATCAGCATGCCGCAGTTGAAGCCCAGCAGGACACTGCCCGCATCCCCCATGAAGATCTTCGCCGGGTTGAAATTCCACGGAAGAAAGCCGAGCGCGGCGCCGAACATCGCGGTGGCCAGGATGAGCCGCAGCGGGTCCCCCGTGGCGCTGTACTCCCACACCGCCAGGTGCGACGCCAACAGGAAAAAGCCGAGGGCAATGATGCTGGTCACCCCGCTGCACAGCCCATCCAGTCCGTCGATCAGGTTGGCGGAGTTACACGCTCCCAGCACGATGAATACGCCGAACGCCACCGACAGCACCACGCCGACCAGTTCCGGCACGACGAGCCACTCCCACCCGGTCACCGTCCGCGCCCCATGTAACAGGGCCTCCGCGACGCGCACACCGGCCTGGCTCGCGAGGATCGTAACCAGCACGATGACCGTCCCCACCAGCAGCCGGATCTTCGGCGAGACCTGCCGTACATCGTCCACCAGGCCGAGGACGGACATCGCCAGCCCGCCCAGCAGGATCGGCAACAACCGGTGCCAGTCCGCCACCACCCCGGCCAGCATGGCGGCCGTCAGCGTCAGCGCCCAAGCCGCGGCGATGGCCGTCCCCCCGAGATAGGGCGTCGGCCGGGCATGCGGCTTGAGCACCTGGTCGGGGATATCGAGCACCCCGTAGCGTTGCGCCAACCGCATCGCAACGGGCGTAAGAAACACGGCCGCGGCAAAGGCAAGCAGCGCGAAATACTGGTATTGCTGCAGGAGAGCTAGAAACGCGTGCATGATGCCCGGAAGTATAGCCGCGGGCGCGGTGACGGAAAGGGCGAGCCAGAGCCGGGTCGGGGGTAAACCATCCAAACTTCCCGGCCGGCGCGGGGGTCGCCCGGAGCAGGTATCGGACCGCTTGTTTGGGCAGCGTGGCGGGCCTATCCTTTGGCGGGGTCAGCGGGCCGAGCGCCGCTCCGCACAGCCCGCGCCGAAGGAGAACTGCGATGTTCCCGTGGAATCCGCCCACCACCCGTCGGTCGGCCGCCCGGCCGACACAGCGATTTCCGCACGCCCTGCTGCTGGCGCTGCTGATCGGCGCACCGGCCGCCGCGGAGTTGGTCAGCGTCTCGGGGGCGGTCGCTGTGCGCCTGGAGCGCGTCGCCGCCGGCGTCACGGAACGCACGCTCAGCGAGGCGGGCAGCTTTCCCGAGAGCCCGCTGCCGGTGCAACGCGCTTTGCGTGAACTGAACCTGGAGGCGGTCACGGCGGCGGCGGTGGCAGCGCAGTTTGCCGATCCGACGACTTTCGCAAGCGGCAACCCAGCCGAATTCGCATTGAGCATCGCACTCAACAGTCTCGAAGAGGATGTGAACTACGTCGGAGAGGCCACCCTTGTTGAGACGCGCGCGATCGTGCACAACTTCGGTGAGCTCGGGCTGGCCCCCGTGGGCACAAGCGCCCGCGCCACCGGACGATTGTACCTCGATGGCGCGTTCGCCGTTTTCGGTGACACGCACGTGGGCGACCTGACGGGCGCCGAGATCGTATTCGACGTGCAGATCGAGAAGGAACAGGACGGGCAGGCGAGCGAGACCGTCTTTCAGGGCGCCTACCGGGTGACGGGGCAGCCCAACCGCGGCGTCAGCATCACCGCCACCGGGCGCATGCCGACGAGTGGTGTGTTCGACCTCAACCTGGCCGGTTTCGACGCCCGCCTGGGCGTACTGCGCGTGTTCGTGTTTCCGCGTATCGCGTTGAACTACAACTATACCGCGACGGTGGGCACGCCCTTCCGCCTGAAAGCGACCGTCACCGCGCGCCTGACGAACCAACCGGGCGGCGCCGGCGTCGTTGCGATCGTCGGGTTACCGCTGGAAGCGGTCATGCAAGTGCTCGAAGGCGCGATGGATCGCGACGGCGCGGCCCGCGTCGTGAACGCAATTGAAGCGGAGCGCGGCGCCCCCCAGGGGGCCCCGGCGTTCGAGCCACCGACCCCGTTGTTCCCCGCCCTGCCGCTGTGCGGCATGCTCGGACTCGAACTGCTCGCCGGGCTCGCGCTGCTGGGGGGCTGGCGCGGCGCGACCGGGAGGCACCGCGGGAAAACCCGGCCTTAGGAACGCATGTTCTACCTGCGCCTCGTCATGACGTCGCTGCGGAGTCTCGATTCGCACTTCCTGCGCTCGCTCCTGGCCACGCTCGGGGTACTGATCGGCGTCTCGTCCGTGGTCGCGGCCATGTCCATCCTGGAGGGTGCGTCCAAGGACATCTTCAGCCGCTTTCGCTCGCTGGGCGCCAATGTGCTGTTCGTATTTCCCGAACAGGTGCAGGTGGGCGGTCAATCGGCCGGAATGGCGCAGACGCTGCAGATGAGCGACATCGACCATTTGCTGCGCGAATTGGGTGAGGACCTCGACCGTGTTGCACCGGAGGCGATCGGCGCAGCCACGGTGCGGTACTTCCAGAAGACGGAAGAGGCGACGGTCCTCGCAACGTCGGCCGCCTACTTCGAGATCCACGAATACAAGCCCCAGACCGGCGGGCGCATCTTCGCCCCGAGCGAGGTCACCAATCCGGACGCCACGGTGGCCCTGCTCGGCTCCAAGGTGGCGGAAAAACTATTTGGCGGCGCGGATGCGGTGGGGCAGACGATTCGCGTGGGCAACGTGAGCTACCGCATCATCGGTGTCATGGAGCGCCGCGGCAGTCTCGGTTTCCTCAACGCCGACCAGACGGTCTTTATCCCGATCGAGGCCGGCCTGCGGCGCTTCTTCAACCGCCCATGGCTGAACCGACTGACGATCGCCGTGTCCGATTCGGAGCGGCTGGCGGAGATGCAGAAGAACGTGCAGCGCTCGCTGCGCCGGTCGCACGGCATCCGCCCGGGGCAGGCGGACGACTTCCGCATCCTGAACCAGGAGGAAGCGCTGCAGAACATCACCCAGGTGATGTTGATTCTGCGCGTCGTGTTCTACAGCATCGCCGGTATCAGTCTGCTCGTCGGCGGCATCGGCATCA from Phycisphaerales bacterium encodes the following:
- a CDS encoding undecaprenyl/decaprenyl-phosphate alpha-N-acetylglucosaminyl 1-phosphate transferase — its product is MHAFLALLQQYQYFALLAFAAAVFLTPVAMRLAQRYGVLDIPDQVLKPHARPTPYLGGTAIAAAWALTLTAAMLAGVVADWHRLLPILLGGLAMSVLGLVDDVRQVSPKIRLLVGTVIVLVTILASQAGVRVAEALLHGARTVTGWEWLVVPELVGVVLSVAFGVFIVLGACNSANLIDGLDGLCSGVTSIIALGFFLLASHLAVWEYSATGDPLRLILATAMFGAALGFLPWNFNPAKIFMGDAGSVLLGFNCGMLMLLFAERPGVLRWFLGALVIFALPVFDTALAMFRRWRAGRSIFEGDRSHFYDQLVQRGLSVRQTVLVCYALAIFFAACGLLAIWMHGGAPGEAGPVIRTRYLVLLYVGLAVVSATAAWRAGLTNPEERKGRRADESQS
- a CDS encoding ABC transporter permease, with translation MFYLRLVMTSLRSLDSHFLRSLLATLGVLIGVSSVVAAMSILEGASKDIFSRFRSLGANVLFVFPEQVQVGGQSAGMAQTLQMSDIDHLLRELGEDLDRVAPEAIGAATVRYFQKTEEATVLATSAAYFEIHEYKPQTGGRIFAPSEVTNPDATVALLGSKVAEKLFGGADAVGQTIRVGNVSYRIIGVMERRGSLGFLNADQTVFIPIEAGLRRFFNRPWLNRLTIAVSDSERLAEMQKNVQRSLRRSHGIRPGQADDFRILNQEEALQNITQVMLILRVVFYSIAGISLLVGGIGIMNIMLVSVTERTREIGVRMAVGARRSDILLQFLIEALVISLLGGGLGLLLGWMFADIMQSVLKLLDFKTEVNSTVIIASLATATIVGVVSGLYPAFKASRLDPVDALRHE
- a CDS encoding RHS repeat-associated core domain-containing protein yields the protein MSDITGYGTAAGWTGPSVAYDWDGENRLVTVRPIEGTEAAGMSRVDFGYDSSWRRVRKTVTPWDAQTSDWASAPALDRKFLWSGWRMLLETDVPASGGEAVLRSFTWGLDLAGLNGAVNSLESAGTIGGLLAVRQYDLSGGPSPADPVDYVYLYDALGNVGQVVDWSHDAQQPGAALAARYEYDPYGGVTKAQGDYAADNAWRFSTKQWDDETGLGNWLFRPYSASMGRWLTRDPIEEEGGLHLFVYALNGPAGLYDPDGRAVPVVIVGGAALTTAQAVAASFGLTLAACLASPPCRQAIDDALRAAAQAAVEATKSAAREAARRCCRVLCKSRHPSWPYCTGHSTPEPVVLLKAAQEAQKSRPISANCRPGGPSTLCARLGSSGTVYYCWVNFITVRGYPEASVARMYTISCCNCCHTIRSGTMCIKAHRTGMGKAYEQPPPP